In a genomic window of Coriobacteriia bacterium:
- the arr gene encoding NAD(+)--rifampin ADP-ribosyltransferase has translation MEIGPDLDWTPCTYESCEHVRGPFYHGTAAALEAGTLLSPGFESNFQKGRISNNIYFTALPAPAAGLAAELAVALTGVEPPGHVYLVEPTGSFEDDPNVTNKRFPGNPTKSYRSVHPLRVIAEVDWEPTDPELVKRMLESVEKMRQQGTLQGLIED, from the coding sequence ATGGAGATCGGACCCGACCTGGACTGGACGCCCTGTACGTACGAGAGCTGCGAGCACGTCAGGGGACCCTTCTACCACGGCACCGCGGCGGCGCTTGAGGCTGGTACCCTGCTCAGCCCCGGCTTCGAGTCCAACTTCCAGAAGGGGAGGATATCCAACAACATCTACTTCACGGCACTGCCTGCCCCGGCAGCGGGCCTCGCGGCGGAGCTTGCCGTGGCGCTGACCGGGGTCGAGCCTCCGGGGCATGTCTACCTGGTTGAGCCTACGGGCTCCTTCGAGGACGACCCGAACGTCACGAACAAGCGCTTCCCTGGCAATCCGACCAAGTCGTATCGGAGTGTCCATCCGCTTCGAGTCATCGCTGAGGTCGACTGGGAGCCGACTGACCCTGAACTGGTCAAAAGGATGCTTGAGAGCGTGGAGAAGATGCGGCAGCAGGGCACCCTGCAGGGCCTCATCGAGGACTAG
- a CDS encoding aminotransferase class V-fold PLP-dependent enzyme, with product MEYLGLSKDGYVVIFCTLRAADALEKHLAPGSHRCVSSQDIGLPIGVRALAVKRTALRKAIPLETGGGTARLVSAGWVIWAPAPARFEPGTPAIVNVIAFAKALQLVRSKGEDAFRAAAADATTADCIVRHDVLDGYSGRELLGELRRTLIGRDVSVPTEQGARPYVNLDNGASTPTFEPMWSAVCQTWRQPQNVQRALIPAVRSVVADVLGAPLSAYDVIFVSNTTEAINLVAESLRNESEPGVEAVVINTLLEHNSNELPWRTISGASPIRLSIDAEGFIDPSELDTILSEYNERGQHGGQRVRLVAVSGASNVLGTCNDMDEIVRIAHRYGARVLVDGAQLVAHRRVDIERSGIDFFAFSAHKAYAPFGAGALVARKGLLGFSPADLEVIRSSGEENAVGIAALGKALFLLHRIGFDVIQDEERLLTEQALRGMAQVPGLTVFGISDPDSPGLADKTGVIPFNLKGVISHTVARELAERVGIGVRSGCHCAHLTVKHLLAVRPWVRQLQGVIVALLPRVELPGVVRVSLGIENTGEDVDTLIRVLEGIATQRGISADGSSASVPDAMPATSQQDVRKQMDDSAEAAAQRVYAQSSRHTVTS from the coding sequence TTGGAGTATCTGGGGCTTAGCAAGGACGGGTACGTAGTCATCTTCTGTACGCTGCGAGCGGCCGATGCGCTGGAGAAGCACCTTGCGCCCGGAAGTCATCGGTGTGTATCAAGCCAGGATATCGGCCTGCCGATCGGTGTGAGGGCGCTTGCGGTCAAGCGAACCGCGCTGCGCAAGGCCATCCCCCTCGAGACCGGCGGAGGGACTGCCCGCCTTGTGTCTGCAGGCTGGGTCATCTGGGCTCCTGCGCCGGCGAGGTTCGAGCCCGGAACGCCCGCGATCGTCAATGTCATCGCTTTCGCAAAGGCGCTTCAGCTGGTTCGGTCTAAAGGGGAGGACGCTTTTCGAGCGGCTGCCGCCGACGCGACGACCGCGGACTGTATCGTTCGGCATGACGTTTTAGATGGCTACTCCGGCCGGGAGCTGCTGGGTGAGCTCAGACGCACTCTGATCGGTCGCGACGTCAGCGTCCCGACCGAGCAGGGCGCGCGGCCCTACGTAAACCTGGACAACGGCGCCAGCACTCCAACGTTCGAGCCGATGTGGAGCGCGGTGTGTCAGACGTGGCGCCAGCCGCAGAACGTGCAACGAGCCCTCATCCCGGCGGTTCGGTCGGTCGTCGCCGATGTCTTGGGCGCGCCCCTCTCGGCCTATGACGTGATCTTCGTGTCCAACACCACAGAGGCCATCAACCTCGTGGCCGAAAGCCTGCGCAACGAGTCCGAGCCTGGTGTCGAAGCGGTCGTCATCAACACGCTCCTTGAGCACAACTCCAACGAACTGCCTTGGCGAACGATCTCCGGCGCCTCGCCGATCCGACTTTCAATCGACGCCGAGGGCTTCATCGACCCCAGCGAGCTGGACACGATCCTGTCCGAGTACAACGAGCGTGGCCAGCACGGAGGGCAACGCGTCAGGCTCGTCGCGGTTAGCGGGGCCTCCAACGTACTGGGCACGTGCAACGACATGGATGAGATCGTCCGAATCGCCCATCGGTACGGTGCGCGGGTGTTGGTGGACGGGGCACAGCTGGTTGCTCATCGCAGGGTCGACATCGAGCGCTCGGGAATCGACTTCTTCGCCTTTTCTGCGCACAAGGCCTACGCACCCTTCGGAGCTGGCGCGCTGGTGGCCAGGAAGGGACTTCTCGGTTTCAGCCCAGCCGATCTCGAGGTGATCCGATCCTCAGGCGAGGAGAACGCGGTGGGAATCGCGGCGCTGGGCAAGGCCCTATTCCTCTTGCATCGGATAGGCTTTGACGTGATCCAAGACGAGGAGCGCTTACTCACCGAGCAGGCGCTGCGCGGCATGGCGCAGGTGCCCGGCCTCACAGTCTTTGGGATCAGTGACCCCGACTCGCCCGGACTCGCTGACAAGACCGGCGTTATCCCCTTCAACCTGAAGGGCGTCATCTCCCACACGGTGGCCAGAGAGCTTGCTGAGCGTGTCGGAATAGGCGTGCGCTCCGGTTGCCACTGCGCGCATCTGACCGTCAAGCACTTACTCGCGGTTCGTCCATGGGTGCGGCAGCTTCAGGGCGTGATTGTGGCCCTGCTCCCTCGAGTCGAGCTGCCAGGTGTCGTCCGAGTGAGCCTAGGCATTGAGAACACCGGCGAGGATGTCGACACACTCATCCGAGTTCTGGAAGGAATCGCCACGCAGCGTGGGATCAGCGCTGACGGGAGTTCCGCTTCTGTGCCCGATGCGATGCCGGCCACATCCCAACAAGATGTCCGAAAGCAGATGGACGATTCCGCCGAGGCCGCAGCGCAGCGGGTCTACGCCCAATCCAGCAGGCACACCGTAACAAGCTGA
- a CDS encoding flavodoxin domain-containing protein, with protein sequence MASVLVAYATKYGSTKEVAEAIAKALGERGVDAVVRPAGEVRDLKGYSAVVLGTALYFFRWRGEAHRFISRNRSALSGVPVAVFGLGPIEDTPEQFEAARQHLDKGLAKHRWLALSSVAIFGGRLDPAHLRFPDNNPAFRRMAPSDTRDWDAVRSWAQGLIGALGLKSGSEA encoded by the coding sequence ATGGCTTCGGTGCTGGTGGCGTACGCGACGAAGTACGGCTCGACCAAGGAGGTCGCCGAGGCCATCGCCAAGGCGCTAGGTGAGCGGGGCGTAGACGCGGTCGTGAGACCTGCGGGCGAGGTAAGGGACCTCAAGGGCTACTCGGCCGTCGTTCTGGGCACTGCGCTTTACTTCTTCCGGTGGCGCGGCGAGGCGCACCGCTTCATTTCGCGCAATCGATCGGCGCTGAGTGGAGTGCCGGTTGCGGTGTTCGGGCTTGGCCCCATCGAAGACACCCCCGAACAGTTCGAGGCCGCCCGCCAGCACCTCGACAAGGGGCTCGCGAAGCACCGTTGGCTTGCACTCTCGAGCGTTGCGATCTTTGGCGGCCGACTCGATCCGGCCCATCTGCGCTTCCCGGACAACAACCCCGCCTTCCGCCGAATGGCTCCGAGTGACACCCGCGATTGGGACGCGGTGCGGTCGTGGGCACAGGGTCTCATCGGTGCGCTGGGCCTGAAGTCGGGGAGCGAAGCGTAA
- a CDS encoding AbrB/MazE/SpoVT family DNA-binding domain-containing protein: MEFGEGRYFFGTTKVGERGQIVIPREARDVFDINPGDSLLVLGDEKRGGLAIVKADLMKEFLGKMFGDTTPEDLDDLA, from the coding sequence GTGGAATTCGGCGAGGGTCGCTACTTCTTCGGAACGACCAAGGTCGGAGAGCGCGGGCAGATCGTCATCCCGCGTGAGGCGCGCGACGTCTTCGACATCAACCCCGGGGACTCGCTGCTTGTGCTCGGCGACGAGAAGCGAGGAGGGCTCGCGATCGTGAAGGCTGACCTGATGAAGGAGTTCCTCGGCAAGATGTTCGGCGATACAACCCCGGAAGATCTCGACGACCTGGCATAG
- a CDS encoding isoprenylcysteine carboxylmethyltransferase family protein encodes MSCSTTGQARRRVMPPTYFLIVLVIVIGSRFVLGPLAYSTWLTLGLGAVLMAAGIALNLLADSAFKKRATPVSPDALPLTFVDSGVFRLTRNPMYLGMALIAAGSALLVGAPVGVLAALGFVVIMDRMFVPGEERNLELAFGGSYVGYRARVRRWI; translated from the coding sequence ATGTCTTGCTCAACCACCGGTCAGGCCCGCAGGCGCGTGATGCCGCCAACGTACTTCTTGATCGTGCTCGTGATCGTGATCGGGAGTCGCTTCGTACTCGGCCCACTGGCCTACTCCACGTGGCTCACCCTCGGCCTCGGTGCTGTGCTGATGGCGGCCGGCATCGCACTCAACCTTCTGGCGGACTCGGCGTTTAAGAAGCGCGCGACGCCCGTCAGTCCGGACGCACTCCCCTTGACGTTTGTCGATTCAGGCGTGTTCCGTCTCACTCGCAACCCCATGTACCTGGGTATGGCCCTGATTGCCGCAGGCAGTGCGCTATTGGTCGGGGCGCCCGTGGGCGTACTGGCGGCGCTGGGGTTCGTCGTGATCATGGATCGCATGTTCGTGCCCGGCGAGGAACGGAACTTGGAGTTGGCCTTCGGTGGGTCGTATGTCGGCTACAGGGCCAGGGTGCGGCGCTGGATCTAG